One Gemmatimonadaceae bacterium genomic region harbors:
- a CDS encoding DEAD/DEAH box helicase, with protein MPTFTSFALHPNLHRGLKELGFARPTPIQADAIPPGLEGRDILACAMTGSGKTYAFLLPILHQLMAKPRGATRGLVLTPTRELAAQIHESLNDVAIHTPISAAAVFGGVGMGPQEHAFRSGVDVIVATPGRLLDHFRQPYAKLDQLEFLVLDEADRMLDMGFLPEIKKILRHLPNRKRQTLFFSATMPAPIAALSQEMLNKPVTLNLQRQSAPAKGITQAVYPVAQELKSALLVELLKRGDMPQALVFTRTKHRANRLASQLVTNGIKAERIHGNRSQSQRTQALAGFKDGAYQVLVATDIAARGIDVESLGHVVNFDVPVAPDDYIHRVGRTARAEQTGEAFTFVSPEEEGELKQIERAIGKQLPRITVPGFDYYAKPQAKLEVPIAERIAEIRKKKADDRARAAAKLARRGGSAPAGSVPFVSAQACRPPRAEGVAVCGVQAGGCTKSWRVGCRIGFVGAPWAASTGS; from the coding sequence TTGCCGACGTTCACCAGCTTCGCGCTGCATCCCAACCTGCACCGCGGCCTCAAGGAGCTGGGGTTTGCCCGGCCGACCCCCATTCAGGCGGATGCCATCCCGCCCGGACTCGAGGGTCGCGACATTCTCGCGTGCGCCATGACCGGCAGCGGGAAGACCTACGCGTTTCTGCTGCCCATCCTGCACCAGTTGATGGCCAAGCCGCGCGGGGCAACGCGGGGGTTGGTCCTCACGCCCACGCGTGAGTTGGCGGCGCAAATTCACGAAAGTCTGAACGACGTGGCCATCCACACGCCGATTTCCGCAGCGGCGGTGTTTGGTGGCGTCGGGATGGGACCGCAAGAACATGCGTTCCGCAGCGGCGTCGATGTCATCGTCGCCACGCCGGGCCGATTGCTCGATCACTTCCGGCAACCGTACGCCAAGCTCGACCAGCTGGAGTTCCTGGTGCTGGATGAAGCCGATCGCATGCTGGACATGGGCTTCCTGCCGGAGATCAAGAAGATCCTGCGTCACCTGCCGAACCGGAAACGGCAGACGCTGTTCTTCAGCGCCACGATGCCGGCACCGATCGCCGCGCTGTCGCAGGAGATGCTCAACAAGCCGGTGACGCTCAACCTCCAGCGTCAATCGGCGCCGGCCAAGGGGATCACGCAGGCGGTGTATCCGGTGGCGCAGGAGCTCAAGAGCGCGCTGCTGGTGGAATTGCTCAAGCGCGGCGACATGCCGCAGGCCCTCGTGTTCACGCGCACCAAGCATCGGGCCAATCGTCTCGCGTCGCAGCTGGTGACGAACGGCATCAAGGCCGAGCGCATTCACGGCAATCGCTCGCAGTCGCAGCGCACACAGGCGTTGGCCGGATTCAAGGACGGCGCGTACCAAGTGCTGGTGGCCACAGACATCGCGGCGCGCGGCATCGATGTGGAATCACTGGGGCACGTGGTCAACTTCGACGTGCCGGTGGCGCCGGACGACTACATCCATCGCGTGGGGCGCACGGCCCGCGCCGAGCAAACGGGTGAGGCGTTCACGTTTGTGTCGCCGGAAGAAGAAGGCGAGCTGAAACAGATCGAGCGCGCCATCGGCAAGCAATTGCCGCGCATTACGGTGCCGGGCTTTGATTACTACGCCAAGCCGCAAGCCAAGCTCGAAGTGCCGATTGCCGAACGGATTGCGGAGATCCGCAAGAAGAAGGCGGACGATCGCGCACGTGCCGCAGCCAAGCTGGCGCGCCGTGGTGGATCGGCACCCGCCGGCAGCGTCCCGTTCGTCAGCGCCCAAGCCTGCCGCCCGCCCCGCGCCGAAGGCGTCGCCGTATGCGGAGTCCAAGCCGGCGGGTGCACCAAGTCGTGGCGCGTCGGGTGCCGGATCGGGTTCGTCGGCGCGCCGTGGGCCGCGTCGACCGGGTCGTGA